In Strix uralensis isolate ZFMK-TIS-50842 chromosome 18, bStrUra1, whole genome shotgun sequence, one DNA window encodes the following:
- the PTPN1 gene encoding tyrosine-protein phosphatase non-receptor type 1 isoform X4, whose product MKPVIFHVKWPNIPETKIEIGTEMSAPGPLPNTCGHFWEMVWEQKSRGVVMLNRVMEKGSIKCAQYWPRKEEKEMFFEDTNLKLTLISEDIKSYYTVRQLELENLTTQETREILHFHYTTWPDFGVPESPASFLNFLFKVRESGSLNPEHGPVVVHCSAGIGRSGTFCLVDTCLLLMDKRKDPSSVDVKQVLLEMRKYRMGLIQTADQLRFSYLAVIEGAKFIMGDASVQEQWKELSNEDLDPPPEHNPPPPRPPKRTSEMHNGRMHEHTEFFPKHQVVEEEVRCSVSTVEEMVPDGRACSSVPLITDSTSQDTEIRRRTVGENLRLSPHKEESMKSENSEEDDENMMTTWKPFLVNICMFTFLTAGAYLCYRVCFH is encoded by the exons ATGAAGCCAGTGATTTTCCATGTAAAGTGGCCAAACATcccagaaacaaaaatagaaataggTACAGAGATGTCAGCCCCT GGACCTTTGCCAAATACTTGTGGTCACTTTTGGGAGATGGTTTGGGAACAGAAAAGCCGTGGTGTTGTCATGTTGAACAGAGTAATGGAAAAGGGATCC ATAAAGTGTGCACAGTACTGGCCAcggaaggaggagaaagaaatgttttttgaaGATACAAACTTGAAACTAACCTTGATATCTGAAGATATAAAATCATATTACACAGTACGACAACTAGAATTGGAAAACCTTACA ACACAGGAAACTAGGGAGATTCTGCACTTCCATTATACTACGTGGCCTGACTTCGGTGTCCCAGAGTCACCTGCTTCATTCCTCAATTTCCTGTTCAAAGTGAGAGAGTCTGGCTCACTTAACCCTGAGCACGGTCCCGTTGTGGTGCACTGCAGTGCGGGAATCGGGAGATCAGgaactttttgtttggttgataCATGTCTTCTACTG ATGGACAAACGGAAAGATCCTTCTTCTGTGGACGTTAAACAGGTTCTCCTAGAAATGAGGAAGTACAGAATGGGACTCATACAGACAGCAGATCAGCTCCGTTTCTCCTACTTGGCTGTTATTGAAGGGGCAAAATTCATTATGGGAGATGCTTCAGTGCAA GAGCAGTGGAAAGAGCTCTCCAATGAAGACCTGGACCCACCACCTGAACATAACCCACCACCTCCCAGACCACCAAAGCGAACCTCAGAAATGCACAATGGAAGGATGCATGAACACACAGAATTCTTTCCTAAACATCAAGTAGTAGAGGAAGAGGTTAGATGTTCGGTCAGCACTGTGGAAGAGATGGTTCCAGATGGCAGAGCTTGTTCATCTGTGCCACTGATCACAGACAG CACTAGTCAAGACACTGAAATTCGGAGGAGAACTGTTGGTGAAAATCTGCGTCTCTCGCCCCACAAAGAAGAGTCAATGAAGTCAGAAAACTCAGAAGAGGATGATGAGAACATGATGACAACTTGGAAGCCATTTCTAGTGAACATATGCATGTTCACTTTCCTCACAGCAGGAGCTTATCTCTGTTACAGGGTGTGTTTTCATTGA
- the PTPN1 gene encoding tyrosine-protein phosphatase non-receptor type 1 isoform X3, with amino-acid sequence MGDFLNWTSGMKPVIFHVKWPNIPETKIEIGTEMSAPGPLPNTCGHFWEMVWEQKSRGVVMLNRVMEKGSIKCAQYWPRKEEKEMFFEDTNLKLTLISEDIKSYYTVRQLELENLTTQETREILHFHYTTWPDFGVPESPASFLNFLFKVRESGSLNPEHGPVVVHCSAGIGRSGTFCLVDTCLLLMDKRKDPSSVDVKQVLLEMRKYRMGLIQTADQLRFSYLAVIEGAKFIMGDASVQEQWKELSNEDLDPPPEHNPPPPRPPKRTSEMHNGRMHEHTEFFPKHQVVEEEVRCSVSTVEEMVPDGRACSSVPLITDSTSQDTEIRRRTVGENLRLSPHKEESMKSENSEEDDENMMTTWKPFLVNICMFTFLTAGAYLCYRVCFH; translated from the exons gacaTCAGGCATGAAGCCAGTGATTTTCCATGTAAAGTGGCCAAACATcccagaaacaaaaatagaaataggTACAGAGATGTCAGCCCCT GGACCTTTGCCAAATACTTGTGGTCACTTTTGGGAGATGGTTTGGGAACAGAAAAGCCGTGGTGTTGTCATGTTGAACAGAGTAATGGAAAAGGGATCC ATAAAGTGTGCACAGTACTGGCCAcggaaggaggagaaagaaatgttttttgaaGATACAAACTTGAAACTAACCTTGATATCTGAAGATATAAAATCATATTACACAGTACGACAACTAGAATTGGAAAACCTTACA ACACAGGAAACTAGGGAGATTCTGCACTTCCATTATACTACGTGGCCTGACTTCGGTGTCCCAGAGTCACCTGCTTCATTCCTCAATTTCCTGTTCAAAGTGAGAGAGTCTGGCTCACTTAACCCTGAGCACGGTCCCGTTGTGGTGCACTGCAGTGCGGGAATCGGGAGATCAGgaactttttgtttggttgataCATGTCTTCTACTG ATGGACAAACGGAAAGATCCTTCTTCTGTGGACGTTAAACAGGTTCTCCTAGAAATGAGGAAGTACAGAATGGGACTCATACAGACAGCAGATCAGCTCCGTTTCTCCTACTTGGCTGTTATTGAAGGGGCAAAATTCATTATGGGAGATGCTTCAGTGCAA GAGCAGTGGAAAGAGCTCTCCAATGAAGACCTGGACCCACCACCTGAACATAACCCACCACCTCCCAGACCACCAAAGCGAACCTCAGAAATGCACAATGGAAGGATGCATGAACACACAGAATTCTTTCCTAAACATCAAGTAGTAGAGGAAGAGGTTAGATGTTCGGTCAGCACTGTGGAAGAGATGGTTCCAGATGGCAGAGCTTGTTCATCTGTGCCACTGATCACAGACAG CACTAGTCAAGACACTGAAATTCGGAGGAGAACTGTTGGTGAAAATCTGCGTCTCTCGCCCCACAAAGAAGAGTCAATGAAGTCAGAAAACTCAGAAGAGGATGATGAGAACATGATGACAACTTGGAAGCCATTTCTAGTGAACATATGCATGTTCACTTTCCTCACAGCAGGAGCTTATCTCTGTTACAGGGTGTGTTTTCATTGA